GCTACTCTGGCTTCATTCCGGGACACCCACAAAAACACTTGCACCCCCTTAACCTACCATGCGGGAAGCACAAATGTGGGATTACATGGAAGCTGAATTGAGTGTTAACTGCTCCAGCGGTGAGCTGAGTCTCTTTCTGGCTAGGGACCATGACTGGTCCCCCAGGGAGTGGGATGGATACCCCAGTCCTGGGACGGGATGGGGCAGCATCCAGTTGTCCAGTTGTCCAGGCGCTGACATATAGTGTACCCCAGAGCCGCTCGAGTTTCCCCTCCTGGGCCTGTACCAGCAGCTGAGCCAGCATCCCAGGCATCCTCAGGCTATATAAGGAACCTGCTTGGGTCAAGGGGCGGGGGCTGGGGTCCCGGGGGGCTTAAGGCAATCACCCCAAACAAGGCAAGGAAGAGAGCTATGTATAAAACCAGGGCCTGGGGCTGATTACCTGTCTGCACCCTTACTGTGCCATCAGAAGGGCTCTGGGCCGCTTGCAACCAGCCAGTCGCCTGAAGTCCCAAAGTCAACCCCTCCAGGGTGAGTTCACTCCCCAGAGAAGCCTCAGATATTCCCATCCCCCAGGATGTTTAGATCGGGCAGGAAAAGGGCTGAAGAGCTTCTGGCTCAATCCGGATCCCATGTTCATTGTCCACTCACCAGATGTCCAAAGCAGCTCCTGCCAAAAAACCAGCAGCCCCACCTCCAGGATGTACCCTGGATATTAACGACCCTCAGGTTCAGAGCGCTGCCATTCGCATCCAGGCCTCTTACCGGGGCCACAGGTGAGGAAGCCACAGGTGGAGGGTACCCACCTGGAGCCTTCAACAGGAAGGAAGCTGTAGCTTCCTGAATTGGGGtaggggtgtgcccttgaggaCTTCACCAGGGCCACTGGATTTAAGGAAGGGAGGTTACTGAGTTGCAGCCAGATGGCTGGCAAAAGGGGATCATTTTATTAGGGTTAACAGTGCAGGGACAGCCCCCTTTCTATCCACTCCCATTTCCCTGTTCATGGATGGGGTGGGCAGGAGACAGTGTGAGGgaggactgggttggagaagggcAGGAGCCATGTCATGGTAGCTCTGGGTCCTGACCGCGCCCGCGGGGTAGGTCCAGGAAGGAGTTGCGCGAGAAGGGGCCGCCAAGGGTGCTGGAGCCACTGAAGGACGTGGTGCTGATCGAGGGCAGCGCTGCCAAGTTGACTTGCCGCATTTCGGCTTTCCCTGACCCGTTCATCCGCTGGAGCAAGGATGGCAAGGAACTTCGAGACGGGCCCAAGTACCGCTATGTCTTCGAGGACCCTGACGTTGTGGCCCTAGTGGTGCGCGACGGCGAACTAGCAGACCTGGGCCAGTATAGCATCAACGTAACCAACCCTTTCGGCCAGTGCTCAGACTCGGCGCGCATCCTCGTGGAAGGTACGCGACCTCCGCGAAAGCCAGGGTGCCAACAGCACCACCCCGAGGGTGCCTGCAGCTGGGTCCAGACCCGCGCAGTAATTGCTGGGCCTAGCAGAATCTGGGTAGGGTTCTGGCGAGTTTATCAGCCTGGTTCGCATCGCCGCTCTGGCAGTGGACATCTTTCCCTATCTCGGGATCTGGCCCCACCAGGGCTGAGAAGTCAGCTGTGGGCTTTGATCACAGGATTCCAAGGCCCCAGGGTCAAAGGACGAGGCAGAGGCATAAACAAGGTTAGAGTGGGTTTTCTGGCTCGCAAACCAGAGCAATTTACACCACTCAGAGCTGCCTCTAAGGCACATTAGATATGTGAACATTCCCAAAATTCCACCCGCTGTATCTCTTTTGATCTCTCTTCAGCCCCTTGAAGTAGGAAGTTCAGGGATAAGTTCCCTTTAACAGCTAAGGACATGAAACCAGAGACTAACGATTTGTTCTATGTCACTGGGAGTTTAAATGCaccttgttttttaattaattaatttttttaatgcacCTCGGATTTAGAGCTGGATATTAGCTGAGAGGTGAGGCCACTGTCCCACCTCACCTCACGGGGTCGcgtttccctccccttcctctagtACCCGCTAAGATTCAAAAAGGACCGGACAACACTAAAGCACGCAAAGGCACCACGGTAACGCTGACCGCGGAGATCATGGGAGAGCCTCCACCAGACGTGGGTTGGACTAAGGACGGGGAGGACATCGAGGAGGACGACAGGCAAGGGCCAGTACCTGAGGACAAGGGCCGGGCCTGGTGCTGGAATCTGGCGGAACTCTGCCCAGAAACCGGCTGGGAGAGGGTTGAGGGAGAGGAACTGGGAGGCAAAGAACAGGGCTGGCTAATTAGCCGGACCCAGTTCTCCTGTAAACTGACCCGCAGCCCCGCCTCCCCCTGCCCACTCCTTCCCCAGGGTGTTCTTCGAGATCGGTACTACTACCACGACGCTGACCATTCGCCGGGCCACACCTCAGGACAGCGGCAAGTACGAAGTGTACGTGGAGAACAGCCTGGGCATGGATCAGAGCTTCGCTCGCGTGGACGTGGCCTGAAAGGGACCCTCAAACCTTTCGCCCTGGCTTCAAGCCTAGGGGTGGGTGGGGACCGACAGCCCTCCTCTTCTTGCTTAATAAAGCTGCTCTCTGACCCTCCGTGTCTATTCGGTTCTTCAGCGTCGCCATTCTCTCCCCCGGCCCCTGTCCCCACACTTATTCCAGGCCCACAGGCCAAGGTCACAAAATGCTGGAGTCAAAGGGAAGTTTGGAGAGTGATTGGTCCATGCTTCGTTTTACCGAAAGTAAACCCGAAATAGAATTACTCTCACCGTGGGACTTCCCAGAGGGACGGGCAGTGGAGCTATGACTCCGCCCTCTCATCCTGGGTTGCCTCAAGCCCCACCCTCTCGTGGCTGCTCGAGCTCTGGCCCGCCCCTCCCTTGACGGGTCGTTCCCTCGGTGGTCTCCAGTGCCACTTTCCACTTCTCCACTTTGGCCGCAGTCCCTGGGTCCATTCCAGGACAGCTCCGGTCCCAATCTTAGGTTCCAGCCTCTGCTTCTCAGGTCCCCTCCTTCTCATTTAGGCCGCCCCTCGATCCCTTGGCTCTGCCCCCTACTTCTAACACCGCTTTCCTTCGGTCTCACAAAGTTAGAAAGGGGAGGGATCTTCGGAACTACAATTCCCGGCAGGCCCTATGAAGGAGTTCTCGCGAGTTGCGAGAAGACACGTGCGCGGAAGGAGCAAGCTGTAGCGGGCGACCAAGCTGAAATAAAGGGAGCTAGTGGTAAAGGGAGCCGGTGAAGGGGTGGTGCGAGGGGTTGGGACTGGGCACTAGGCCGAGCGCCAGCTCGGATGTCCTGGCGCGCTCTCTGCGGTCGGCGCCTATGTTGGTCTCACAACTCCTAGCTACAAGAAGCTAGGGTTATTGGACATAGTCTGTTGTGGGGTTCAGAGGGTCAGCAGTCATTCCTCCAGATCCAGAGATCCGGCACCAGTCGCCAGTATTGGGACTCCGGGGGCTAGTAGGTTCAGGTTTGGGATGCTGATTTGGGATTCAGCATATAGaggttagttttaggattcaTGTTCAGCATCTAGGGGTTTTTTGCTTGGATTGGGGGTTTGTCAAATGTGGTCATTGTTGGATCAATACTTGGAATTCATGCTTAGGATTTAAGTTAAATATCCGAGGCCCACTTAAGGTTTATGGCTCGATATTCAGGTGCACTGTTGGGATTTAGGGCTGAATACAACAACTTGAGAATCACTGGGATagagttttcagttttttaaaatttgggttcgAGAAGGAAATCTGCTGAGTTTCTTAGTTTGCACAATTTGTTTATAGCCAAAGGGAAATCTTTTAGAGATAAGGTTGTGAGGTATGGATTTCAGAATTTGTGAGGAATCATTGTGAGGTTTCAAGGCCACCTGGAATCTAGGTGGCATTTATGAGATGTTGTATCCAGGAACGGACTACACTGAACTTTGGTTTACATCTTGGGAGGGAGCTAAGTGTTGCTATTGAAGGTTTTTGGGTTTACTTGGGGTGTGAGAAAGGGACCTGATTTGTCTGTTGGGGTTTGAGATTTAGGTAGCACTCACCATCATGCTGAAAGCTGTCATCCTGATTGGAGGCCCTCAAAAGGGTGAGGAGCCAGGGGACTGTGGGGAGGGGGGTGTTGGGCTCCAGTGGTTAGTGGGTTGGGGCAGAGGGGGGCAGGAGGCTGAAatgttctctctcctctcccaggaACTCGCTTCAGGCCTTTGTCTTTTGAGGTGCCCAAACCATTGTTTCCTGTGGCTGGGGTCCCTATGATCCAACACCATATTGAAGCCTGTGCCCAGGTAATCACATAGGCTCCCCTCTCCCACTAAACTTCCTGCTGATCTCCTTCATGCTATATTTCCCTTTCCCAACAATAGTTTTTTCCTACTGGGGAAAAATGTGAAAGGTGTCCCCTTAAGTCTCAAGTTGTACAGCGTAGCTGCTCTGTTTTTCCCTAATCTAGTCTCTCATCTGGCCTCTTCCTGCTCAGATTTCAcacctttttttaaagtttggaaaTGAGATCAGACAAGGATCTTAAGGACAATTTAAAGTCATAGCATggagatccttttttttttttttttttttttgtggtactgggaattgaacccagggcctgtgcatgagCGAGGGAAGcatctaccaactgaactatatccccaacccacaTGGGGATCCTTAATGAAGACAAAGCACAGAATTCATTGCCTTGCTCACCACAGagctcatttctttattttagtatTGTTACAGGCGAGGTTTTGGGTGAAATCTAGCTCTGCTGTGAGACTGACCTGGAGCAATCAAGCTTGGTACCCTGtctgagctttagtttccttatctataaaatagagacTCGACTTTGTTGTAGGATGGCAAAGCTATAAGGTGCCTAGTTCAATGCTGATCCTTGATTAATAGTACCCTTACTCATGCTGATGTCAAGTTTAGACTGACAGATAAGAAAAAAGGGCGGTGGGGTGAGTAGATTATCCTTTGCATTAGCTTGGCAGGCAAAATCTTTCCAAGAATGAGTCCATTTCAGGTGTGTGAGGGAGTGTAAAGGAGTGAGAGATCTGAACTGAGATTTCCTCTAACTCCCTCATTGTGCAGGGGAGAAGACAAGAGTGGGTCCCCAGCTGAAACTGAAACTGTGGTCTCTGGACTTCTAGGCCAGCACCAGGGATTTTTCCCAGCATTCCCTCCTATTAGCtattttctctcccattctcttgCCTTATCCTCAGGTCCCTGGAATGCAGGAGATTCTGCTCATTGGCTTCTACCAGCCTGATGAGGCCCTTACCCAATTCCTAGAAGCTGCTCAGCAGGAGTTCAACCTTCCAATCAGGTGTTTGTACATGCAGAAGGGGATATCCTAGGCCTCTGAGTTCATAAGAGTGGGTTGAATTAGTATTTGCCAGAGTTCACCATCACATGCTAGAAGGATTCTTATTTGGATACCTCCGACTCCCTAGATATATGGAGTTTCTCTGTGGATAGGAGTactcccaggggctggggttaggAGATTAGCTTTCCTGGCTCATGCTGTATGTCTTCTCACATATCACTGAGCTGGCTTTGGGGTCCCTGGGAATAGGTACCTTCAGGAATTTGCTCCCCTGGGCACAGGAGGTGGTCTCTACCATTTCCGGGACCAGATCTTAGCTGGAGGCCCTGAAGCATTCTTCGTGCTCAATGCTGACGTCTGCTCTGACTTCCCCTTGAGTGCTATGTTGGATGCTCACAGATGCGAGCGCCACCCTTTCTTACTCCTTGGCACTACGGTAAGGGAGCTGGTAGGGCCAGAGGATGTTGGGGAGGCAGGGGCAGCCCCAACAGTTGGAATAGGAATGTGTGTTGGGAGGGAGGTATACTGTCCCAGCTGTAACGAAGGTATCGCTGGTGACCCTGAGCCCTTTGGCTGCTCAGAagcagggaggtggggggagctgtCAGCACTCACCCTGCTGAAGGCCTGTCAGTGGTGGAGCTGCGTGCCAGGTGCTGTaggtgaaggaaagaaagaataagaaaacagcCCTGGCCCCCCCTGAAGCAGCAGGTCACTATCTTGGATGTGTTTATCTTCCAGGCTAACAGAACACAGTCCCTCAACTACGGCTGCATCGTTGAGAATCCACAGACACATGAGGTGAGAGCAGAGAGGGGGCTGGGTGGGCATCTGCTCATGACTCAGAGGACAGTAGAACACTATGGGGAGGCCCCAGTCTTTTCAAACAAGAGGCAGTCCCTTGATTAATCATCTTGTATCGCTTTCGGAGAGGCTGGCTAGGGGGAAGGGGTAACAGTTATTTCCCATGGGTGTGTGCTGAAATCAATGTATGTACAGGGTGCTATGGAGCACAAAAAGGGGCCCTACTGAGCCTTGCCTGGGTGGGAGgtagggagggcttcctggaggaagcaaGGTACGCTGAGTCAGAATTGTCcagataaaggaagaaacaagaagGCATTGCAGACAGGGAATGGTATGTGCAAAGGCAGAGGCAGGGAACATTGTGGTGGCTCCTCCTCTAAGGAGGTGAGAGTGTAGTCAGCCAGGCAGAGGGCTGTGGCCCTGTTTGTGAATCTCCCTGCCCTGAGCCTCACTTTCTCACAGCCCTTTTATttcaccttatttttaaaatattttcttagttgtcagtgggcattgattttatttgaatatggtgctgagaattgaacccagtgcttcacacacgctaggcaagcactctaccactgagccacaaccccagcccttgaccttgttttaatgtaaaacatatatatgaacacacacacatggcATGCATACCTCGTTTTGCACCAGGCACCAGCTAGATATGAGAGAAACAGAGCCAAAAGGCACAGTCTCTGCCTCTCTGGAACCCTCAGATTAGTGGGAAAGACAGAATCCAAGACAACCTTTGGAAATGGCACAGTGCCACCAGTGAGGTGTGGTTGGGGCCTAGGCCTGAATAACTAACTTTGGGACTGGCAAGAGAGGACTCACGGAGGGACTGACAATGTCAACTGCGTTTCTGAAGATGTTTTTTTcagaggaagagatggaaagaacATTCCAGGGCATGCATGCAATGGCTTGGGGCTTTGGCCCCGGAGCCCTAGGAGATGGGGAGGGTGGAAGAGAGAAAGGCCTGCAGTTCAGATTTATCttgaaggtgaaggtgaaggaCAGTCATCTCAGGGTGTAAAGTCAGGTGAGAGCAAGATGCATGCTGCATGTTAGCAAGTCCAtcctggcagcagcagggagGGCCTGCAGATGAGAGGGTCTTAGGGGATCATGCTGGGCAGTGGTCCTCTCTACTACCAAACCCAGCCCTCACTGTCCTTAGGTCCTGCACTATGTGGAGAAACCCAGCACATTTATTAGTGACATCATCAACTGCGGCATCTATCTATTTTCTCCGGAAGCCCTGAAACCTCTTCGGGACGTCTTCCAGCGTAATCAGCAGGATGGGCAACTGTGAGGCCCCATCGCCCTGTAACCCCAAGTACCCCAGTCACAGACCCCTGGCACATGCCAGGCTCTCAGGCTTCATCTCAACCTGCTCaccctcttcttcccttctccctttcccaCTTGTCATCTCCAGCCAAACCTCCCTCCATGTCCCTCCCTTTCTAACCTCATTCTGTCCCTCTTCCTTATCCGTCCCAGTTCCTCCTCTGTCACTGCCTGCCCACTCCCCTTCTGGTCCATTTCTCTCAAGCCCTGAGTGACCCAGAGACACCTTTCAGAGCAAACGGCAACACACTTGGGCCCAGGCATGCTCCAGTGCAGACGCAggtgcacacatgcatacataagtacacacatgcatgcacgcaTATTCTCAGGCTGACTCTCCTTGGGATGTAGTATCCCAGAGCCCTTCCTACCAATCCCAGGGTACCCCTTCTTGGCCTAAAAGCTGTTCCCCTCTAGGATTCCCTGTCTTTaccctctcctccctgcccacctccccaTCTCACATCATTTGCTCATAGCTATTTCTCACCCCACTGTGTCTCtgcttctctccatctctcctggcctctctgtcTCTGAGCTGGCATCTACcatctctttttccctctctctgtgaCTGTCTCTGCCCTCACCAGCTGCCTTGCTCTGGGGTGAGTCTGCCTGTGTTTCATGCCATCCTGTGAGGGGAGGGTGAGTGGAGGGGTGCGCGGGGAGGAGGATGTGAAAATTGGGGGATTCCTTCTAGACGCGGGGTAGAGATAGGAAGCGGGTCTATGCCAGGGGCTCCCCTGCAAGAGCAGCCAATCCAGGGCGGGTGAGAAAGCGGCCTGAATGTGAGCACACTTTGGAGAGAACCCACCGGACCTGGAGAGGGGCTTGGAAAGGTGATGGGaatctctccattttcttctggGAGAGACACATTGGCTCACCTCTGGGCTCAGCTGGGGACCTGATGTCAACATCCTTTCTCTGCAGGGAGGACTCTCCAGGTTCATGGCCTGGGGCAGGGACCATCCGCCTGGAGCAGGATGTGTTCTCAGCCCTGGCTGGGCAAGGCCAGATCTATGTGCACCTCACTGATGGCATCTGGAGTCAGATCAAGTCTGCTGGGTATGCTAAGCAGGGGGGTCTGTGCCTCAGATCTGGAGGTTGGGGAACCAGGTGGTAGGGGGTGTTGAGACTTTGGGGTTGTGACCCTGCTGGCCCCTGAGCTTCTCCCCTCTGTGGCGTCTAGTTCAGCTCTCTATGCCTCTCGCCTCTATCTGGGCCGATACCAGATCACTCACCCAGAACGTCTGGCCAAGCACACATCAGGGGGTCCAAGAATCCGAGGTACCCACCCAGCCCCAGTTGTTAACCTTTGCCCATCCCCGTCCCCCATTCCCCCATTGCTTCCACTCCTGACCTCAGGTCCAGAGGTGAGTCTCAATCCCTGCCCCTTCCCATCTAGATAAGGTTTTGGGTATTTGGACCCAGGTCCTCTCTTCTGCTTCTAGGAAACGTTTACATCCACCCCACTGCTAAAGTGGCCCCGTCAGCTGTGGTGAGTGGTGGGCCCAGCCCCAGAGAGAGGAAGGTGCTATCCGTTTGGGTTCAGGAGTGGGGTGCAGAGAATGCCAGAGCTCAGGGTGCTGGTCTCTGCCGAGCCCATAGTGTGGCCTGGCGCaggttgcttccaccttttgtGTTCTAGGATGGGATTGGACCTGGGCACCTGTAGGTCCTTACAGGACCCATGGTATGTGCTTCTCTCCACAGCTAGGCCCCAATGTCTCCATCGGGAAGGGGGTGACTGTGGGTGAAGGTGTGCGGCTCCGAGAGAGCATTGTCCTCCATGGAGCCACGTTGCAGGTAGGTACCAGGTCCCACAGCAGTGTGTggtgcccaggaggctgagggatgGACCCAGCTTGCCTCCCAAGGTAGAGAAGGGTGAGCCACACAGGCTCTGCCTCTGGACCCTCTCACACCCTCCCGTTCCTGCCTCCCAGCCCACTCACCTCGCACCATCCTGTTTGGCAGGAGCACACATGTATTCTGCACAGTATCGTGGGCTGGGGGAGCACTGTTGGACGCTGGGCTCGTGTGGAGGGGACCCCCAATGACCCCAATCCCAATGACCCTCGAGCCCGCATGGACAGCGAGAGCCTCTTCAAAGATGGCAAGCTGCTGCCTGCTATCACCATCCTGGGTATGACTTACTGGGCCCTGGGGCTTCGAGAAGCACCAGAGATGATGCCAGAGGTCTGTGGGAATAtttgttcctgtgtgtgtgtgtgtgtttgtgtgtatgtatgcgtGTATGCACATGCGTGCACGCTTCCTTTAGCAGACACTTACCAagtgcctgctgtgtgccaggccctaTGTGAGTTTCTAGGGGCATTAAGCCAGGACCACAGATGGGCAGGGAGGGATCCCTCCCAGATGGCCTTGGGTCCCTAGCTACCtgcccctttctcttctcccatgACTTCCCCTTGGTGCCCTCATCTCTACTGCAGGCTGCCGTGTCAGGATCCCTGCCGAGGTGCTTATCCTGAACTCGATTGTTCTGCCACACAAGGAATTGAGCCGCAGTTTCACCAACCAGATCATCCTCTGACAGGGGCTGCAGAGGGGCCCCCAACTCCTTCCTGCTCTCCTGGAGGCTGCTGCCTGCTTGGCCAGTCCCTATCCAGAAAGGACCAGATGAAGCCTGGCAGGATCTTCACCTGCTGGGGCAGTGTGGGTGGCTTGgtctccctccccactcccaaaTAAACCCTAGTGAACCTTGAAGCCAGCACCGACTCCACTTGTGcctgggcagggggtgggggcagaagGTGAGCAGCTGAGTCAGGCCCCCCCACATTAGCATTTAAATTGGAGTCGTTGCTGCGGGCTCATGAATAATGAATCTGGAGCTCTGGTAAATCTCCCCCtccctagatgcccttcaatagacgagtggataaaaaaattgtggcagctatacacaatggagtattatgcagcactaagaaacgacaaaatcatagaatttgcagggaaatggatggcattagagc
This window of the Ictidomys tridecemlineatus isolate mIctTri1 chromosome 7, mIctTri1.hap1, whole genome shotgun sequence genome carries:
- the Spegnb gene encoding SPEG neighbor protein: MSKAAPAKKPAAPPPGCTLDINDPQVQSAAIRIQASYRGHRSRKELREKGPPRVLEPLKDVVLIEGSAAKLTCRISAFPDPFIRWSKDGKELRDGPKYRYVFEDPDVVALVVRDGELADLGQYSINVTNPFGQCSDSARILVEVPAKIQKGPDNTKARKGTTVTLTAEIMGEPPPDVGWTKDGEDIEEDDRVFFEIGTTTTTLTIRRATPQDSGKYEVYVENSLGMDQSFARVDVA
- the Gmppa gene encoding mannose-1-phosphate guanylyltransferase regulatory subunit alpha isoform X1, which produces MLKAVILIGGPQKGTRFRPLSFEVPKPLFPVAGVPMIQHHIEACAQVPGMQEILLIGFYQPDEALTQFLEAAQQEFNLPIRYLQEFAPLGTGGGLYHFRDQILAGGPEAFFVLNADVCSDFPLSAMLDAHRCERHPFLLLGTTANRTQSLNYGCIVENPQTHEVLHYVEKPSTFISDIINCGIYLFSPEALKPLRDVFQRNQQDGQLCLALGEDSPGSWPGAGTIRLEQDVFSALAGQGQIYVHLTDGIWSQIKSAGSALYASRLYLGRYQITHPERLAKHTSGGPRIRGNVYIHPTAKVAPSAVLGPNVSIGKGVTVGEGVRLRESIVLHGATLQEHTCILHSIVGWGSTVGRWARVEGTPNDPNPNDPRARMDSESLFKDGKLLPAITILGCRVRIPAEVLILNSIVLPHKELSRSFTNQIIL
- the Gmppa gene encoding mannose-1-phosphate guanylyltransferase regulatory subunit alpha isoform X2, coding for MLKAVILIGGPQKGTRFRPLSFEVPKPLFPVAGVPMIQHHIEACAQVPGMQEILLIGFYQPDEALTQFLEAAQQEFNLPIRYLQEFAPLGTGGGLYHFRDQILAGGPEAFFVLNADVCSDFPLSAMLDAHRCERHPFLLLGTTANRTQSLNYGCIVENPQTHEVLHYVEKPSTFISDIINCGIYLFSPEALKPLRDVFQRNQQDGQLEDSPGSWPGAGTIRLEQDVFSALAGQGQIYVHLTDGIWSQIKSAGSALYASRLYLGRYQITHPERLAKHTSGGPRIRGNVYIHPTAKVAPSAVLGPNVSIGKGVTVGEGVRLRESIVLHGATLQEHTCILHSIVGWGSTVGRWARVEGTPNDPNPNDPRARMDSESLFKDGKLLPAITILGCRVRIPAEVLILNSIVLPHKELSRSFTNQIIL